Proteins found in one Paenibacillus borealis genomic segment:
- the zapA gene encoding cell division protein ZapA, which produces MDRTRVAVEIYGTSYKLVGSSTEYMKQVARYVDEHMRAISKSHSRLDTPRIAVLTAVHMAEQAIQVQDFKNELNMLTGERTELRVEVSRLQEVQRERQEEYEKLEAAAKEEAARLIAAVEEERARHLELQEQERQTHAQLLEEEKQSAASSRGQLTEELQAREAELKALRETYEAEQAASREAARQEMEAAEALRLQQLEELKAAHLQELEQLRETLTREKAETLSGLEQELIQTRESMGNEIVEIRSTLSKELADTKAALTSELSGEREALEKELAKNKELRQSQGTQEHRHKQQLQELEKQLGELRGGTGQLQSRLRAAEAGLKGERDARLTLLAQYEAVLKREEQLGEELRLAAEQRQLHSAELEEVRQRYVQAQEEAAGLNRALQETADKLSAALEELQTANELSGLLNDELEGLRQRYELTQEEAAALRKSLRETTDNLSRTQAEFDRTALEASSWQELANKHMEDIGELEMNLLEAGEKSAALQREVETLRGQADGMVQQLDLEAQLRAEAEREGKLHQEEAETARKELAALRGRYEELIAQYDEILQDGEQLKERYELLEAEGEESARRLEELYEAGREAAAAAVEQQEALRETREYEASWKQKYEELQQREQQWIEQEAKLREEIEIWQQEAGEAEAQAESVSRSRSETAQQLGEIGESYELVQGQLRLVQAQFELQQSELDKLSQEHRSLQAEYAKLQSEYNEWIQLIEQDS; this is translated from the coding sequence ATGGACCGGACCCGTGTCGCCGTGGAGATATACGGAACTTCCTATAAACTTGTCGGAAGCAGCACTGAATATATGAAGCAGGTTGCCCGTTATGTCGACGAGCATATGCGTGCAATATCCAAATCACATTCCAGACTGGATACCCCGCGGATCGCGGTGCTTACAGCTGTACATATGGCAGAGCAGGCTATCCAGGTTCAGGATTTCAAGAATGAACTGAATATGCTGACCGGTGAACGAACCGAGCTGCGCGTGGAGGTGTCACGCCTTCAGGAGGTGCAGCGCGAACGGCAGGAAGAATACGAGAAGCTTGAAGCGGCTGCCAAGGAAGAAGCGGCACGTCTTATTGCCGCCGTGGAAGAAGAACGCGCAAGACATCTGGAGCTGCAGGAGCAGGAGCGCCAGACGCACGCACAACTGCTGGAGGAAGAGAAGCAGTCTGCTGCTTCCAGCCGCGGGCAGCTGACGGAGGAGCTGCAGGCCCGCGAAGCGGAGCTGAAAGCGCTGCGGGAGACTTACGAAGCAGAACAGGCGGCAAGCCGGGAAGCTGCAAGACAGGAGATGGAAGCCGCTGAAGCGTTACGGCTGCAGCAGCTTGAAGAGCTGAAGGCTGCCCACCTGCAGGAGCTGGAGCAGCTCCGCGAGACGCTGACCCGGGAGAAAGCAGAGACGTTGTCGGGGCTGGAGCAGGAACTGATCCAGACCCGTGAATCTATGGGCAATGAGATTGTTGAGATCCGTTCAACCTTGAGCAAGGAGCTCGCCGATACCAAGGCAGCACTCACCAGTGAGCTCAGCGGAGAGCGCGAAGCGCTTGAGAAGGAGCTGGCCAAGAACAAGGAGCTGCGGCAGTCCCAAGGGACGCAGGAGCACAGACACAAGCAGCAGCTTCAGGAGCTGGAGAAGCAGCTTGGTGAGCTGCGCGGCGGAACCGGGCAGCTGCAGTCCCGGCTGCGCGCGGCGGAAGCAGGGCTCAAGGGCGAGCGCGATGCGCGGCTGACGCTGCTTGCGCAGTACGAAGCTGTGCTGAAGCGGGAAGAGCAGCTGGGCGAAGAGCTGCGCCTGGCGGCAGAGCAAAGGCAGCTGCATAGCGCAGAGCTTGAAGAAGTGCGCCAGCGTTACGTGCAGGCGCAGGAAGAAGCGGCGGGACTTAACCGTGCGCTGCAGGAAACAGCGGACAAGCTTAGCGCGGCGCTGGAAGAACTGCAGACTGCCAATGAGCTCAGCGGTCTGCTGAATGATGAGCTGGAAGGGTTGCGCCAGCGTTATGAGCTGACGCAGGAAGAAGCGGCGGCTCTCCGCAAATCTCTGCGGGAGACGACGGACAATCTGAGCCGGACACAGGCGGAATTTGACCGGACCGCGCTCGAAGCCAGCTCCTGGCAGGAGCTGGCGAACAAGCACATGGAGGATATCGGCGAGCTGGAGATGAATCTTCTGGAAGCCGGGGAGAAGTCTGCGGCGCTGCAGCGTGAAGTCGAGACCCTCCGCGGACAGGCGGATGGAATGGTACAGCAGCTGGACCTGGAGGCTCAGCTTCGTGCCGAAGCAGAGCGGGAAGGCAAGCTTCACCAGGAAGAGGCAGAGACAGCCCGCAAGGAACTGGCGGCGCTGCGCGGCCGTTATGAAGAGCTGATCGCCCAGTATGATGAGATTCTGCAGGATGGCGAACAGCTGAAGGAACGTTATGAACTGCTGGAAGCCGAGGGCGAGGAATCCGCGCGCCGTCTGGAAGAGCTGTACGAAGCGGGCCGAGAAGCTGCCGCAGCGGCGGTGGAGCAGCAGGAAGCGCTCCGCGAGACCCGAGAGTACGAAGCTTCATGGAAGCAGAAGTACGAAGAGCTGCAGCAGCGTGAGCAGCAGTGGATCGAGCAGGAAGCGAAGCTGCGAGAGGAGATTGAGATCTGGCAGCAGGAAGCCGGGGAAGCTGAAGCTCAGGCGGAATCCGTGAGCCGCTCGCGCAGTGAGACCGCGCAGCAGCTTGGGGAGATCGGCGAGAGCTACGAGCTCGTCCAGGGCCAGCTGCGTCTGGTTCAGGCGCAGTTCGAGCTGCAGCAGAGTGAGCTGGATAAGCTCTCCCAGGAGCACCGCAGCCTGCAGGCGGAATATGCCAAGCTGCAGAGTGAATATAATGAATGGATTCAACTGATCGAACAGGACAGTTGA
- a CDS encoding sugar-binding protein, producing MDKKWVSGAGVIVLFLLLAYLFIDFANHSARMGSIVKELSGHPGGDNPGYHIVLIEQERYHPYWEMVEKGAKEAAEKYGIDIEFTGPVRNNMEEQISLLEKAIAAQADAIIVQGLNDEKFTPVIDKAVNRGIPVITIDTDAPASRRLAYVGTDNVAAGEALGRMVVQTTGGKGKIGVIIGSDQAKNQVQRLNGLSNIVKNYSGLAIVDVRSSNISHMEAIQQAADMLRLHPEIDVMVGTSSTDALGVLQASKSLKRLPMTIIGFDNQAETLAAISRGDITATVAQQPYLMGATSVRLLHEHFQGMQLETKYFTSVKVLDKSNVQEGESL from the coding sequence ATGGATAAAAAATGGGTCAGCGGCGCGGGAGTCATTGTGCTTTTTCTGCTGCTGGCATATCTGTTTATAGACTTTGCCAATCATTCGGCACGAATGGGCAGTATCGTCAAGGAATTGAGCGGCCATCCCGGCGGGGATAACCCCGGCTATCATATTGTACTGATCGAGCAGGAGCGGTACCATCCGTACTGGGAAATGGTCGAGAAGGGGGCCAAGGAGGCCGCAGAGAAATACGGGATTGATATCGAGTTCACCGGGCCGGTGCGCAATAACATGGAGGAGCAGATCAGCCTGCTGGAAAAAGCGATTGCCGCACAGGCGGATGCGATCATCGTGCAGGGGCTGAACGACGAGAAGTTTACCCCCGTGATCGATAAGGCCGTGAACCGGGGGATTCCGGTCATCACCATAGATACCGATGCTCCGGCGAGCAGGCGGCTGGCCTATGTAGGCACCGACAATGTCGCAGCTGGTGAGGCACTGGGCCGCATGGTGGTGCAGACAACCGGCGGTAAAGGGAAGATAGGTGTGATCATCGGCAGCGACCAGGCCAAGAATCAGGTTCAGCGTCTCAACGGCCTCAGCAATATTGTGAAGAACTACAGCGGCCTCGCAATCGTGGATGTCCGCAGCTCCAACATCTCGCATATGGAGGCGATCCAGCAGGCCGCCGACATGCTGCGGCTGCATCCGGAGATTGATGTGATGGTCGGCACCAGCTCAACGGATGCGCTGGGTGTGCTGCAGGCCTCGAAGAGCCTGAAGCGTCTTCCGATGACGATTATCGGCTTCGATAACCAGGCAGAGACCCTGGCTGCCATCAGCCGCGGGGATATCACGGCCACAGTGGCGCAGCAGCCTTATCTTATGGGGGCTACGTCCGTACGGCTGCTCCATGAGCATTTTCAGGGAATGCAGCTGGAGACGAAGTATTTCACCAGCGTGAAGGTGCTGGACAAGTCTAATGTGCAGGAGGGAGAGAGCCTATGA
- a CDS encoding sensor histidine kinase has product MSIRHKLLICIPLLVLLMSSVSFVLFESGKNVQESYHLMMNRIMLYKEVSYEVGENMRSLNRFIMQVDAGSFPEVEKHLNAVQELRGKLDGMATIGGNNLPLMNYSHIIDTFLEQAGQMITEIDGQDSNTLAGAYIEAEQTQRFIREEAQELVDLELDQYKPIYAEIMSTTDKLNRLGGLLVITAALLSICMAVWLSGSITGPIRRLVATAKQISKGRMDTKAPESVNNDEISILCRAFNGMIDNIQELMKENIKSVEKDRLVKELELKMLQSQINPHFLFNTLNSIAKLAYLEGAARTSDLTVSVSRLLRYNLQKLDQAVPLREEVEHVNEYINIQRARFRDRIAFVMDIDEQALGGMIPCLTLQPIFENAFVHGLEQMEEGAVLSLAIRYRNGLVEIEISDNGVGMNRETVARLMGSIQEEAPHFSGKGQSTGLGTHNVFKRLHLFFDGQQLIEIDSSEGQGTAVLFKVPFRPSA; this is encoded by the coding sequence ATGAGTATCCGCCATAAGCTGCTCATCTGCATTCCGCTGCTTGTGCTGCTGATGAGTTCGGTTTCTTTTGTGCTGTTTGAGAGCGGAAAGAATGTGCAGGAGAGCTACCACCTGATGATGAACCGGATCATGCTGTACAAGGAAGTATCCTATGAGGTAGGGGAGAATATGCGCTCCCTGAACCGATTCATTATGCAGGTGGATGCGGGCAGCTTCCCGGAGGTGGAGAAGCATCTGAATGCTGTGCAGGAGCTGCGGGGCAAGCTGGACGGGATGGCAACAATCGGGGGAAACAACCTCCCGCTGATGAACTACAGCCATATCATTGATACGTTTCTGGAGCAGGCCGGGCAGATGATTACTGAGATAGACGGCCAGGACTCCAACACACTGGCCGGTGCCTATATCGAGGCGGAGCAGACGCAGCGCTTCATCCGCGAGGAAGCACAGGAGCTGGTTGACCTTGAACTTGACCAGTATAAGCCGATATATGCGGAGATTATGTCTACAACGGACAAGTTGAACCGGCTGGGGGGTCTGCTGGTAATTACAGCTGCGCTGCTTAGTATCTGTATGGCGGTCTGGCTGTCCGGGAGCATTACAGGACCTATCCGCCGGCTTGTGGCAACCGCTAAGCAAATCTCCAAGGGGCGGATGGATACGAAAGCGCCGGAGAGTGTTAACAACGATGAGATCAGCATTCTGTGCCGGGCTTTCAACGGGATGATTGACAATATCCAGGAATTGATGAAGGAGAATATCAAGAGCGTAGAGAAGGACCGGCTGGTTAAAGAGCTGGAGCTGAAAATGCTGCAGAGCCAGATCAATCCGCATTTTCTGTTCAACACGCTGAATTCCATCGCCAAGCTGGCTTATCTGGAAGGGGCGGCGAGGACCAGCGATCTGACCGTATCGGTATCCCGCCTGCTCCGGTATAACCTCCAGAAGCTCGACCAGGCTGTACCGCTGCGTGAGGAAGTAGAGCATGTGAACGAGTATATTAACATTCAGCGGGCCCGCTTTCGTGACCGGATCGCCTTCGTGATGGATATTGATGAGCAGGCGCTCGGCGGAATGATTCCCTGTCTGACCCTCCAGCCGATCTTCGAGAATGCTTTTGTCCACGGGCTGGAGCAAATGGAGGAAGGAGCAGTGCTCTCACTGGCGATCCGCTACCGCAACGGACTTGTAGAGATAGAGATCAGCGATAATGGTGTGGGCATGAACCGGGAGACCGTAGCGAGGCTGATGGGATCTATTCAGGAGGAAGCTCCGCATTTCAGCGGCAAAGGCCAATCCACCGGACTGGGTACACATAATGTATTCAAACGGCTGCATCTGTTCTTTGACGGGCAGCAGCTGATCGAGATCGACAGCAGTGAGGGGCAGGGGACGGCGGTGCTGTTCAAAGTACCATTCCGCCCGTCCGCCTGA
- a CDS encoding helix-turn-helix domain-containing protein, whose translation MYRLLIADDEALEREGLELMIRHIFPDEFEFLHAENGRKAIQLAEEHRPDIIFMDIKMPGIQGLEAVRQILSKLPSAQIVMITAHDYFSYAKEGLLLGVRDYLLKPARREEVADVLKQAIAVIQEEKRRRNEQLELQEKLAHLLPLAENELTLMLMLEHVQGLELEQLAGLLELQWSKGYAMVLSFPRHSGAAWEEFQQAKREIYETVKQFAKAGLGCLAGPLIGHQLALFIPLPPGRTGYSQRVSSMDWGERLRTLMEQRFGLPVSIGIGSIREGWDGLSRSYREAVRVCADHHDSFSVHHYDDIIHSSGQTAVSLDEEKRLLDALLQRSKQEALERFSMLYAYFEQDGERPLPVVRGEVTGLLLFLARGVHSAAGAEILASLSAAEDPASLRLSAESWLERLLHSLEQEQEHNRSHVHQRALLYISQKYKEDISMEQTAEYVNLSPHYFSKLFRQHAGETFIDYITRLRINEAKRLIAGDQLNLKEICYEVGYKDPNYFSRVFKKAAGMTPSEFRQQHEKQGPC comes from the coding sequence ATGTACAGACTGCTTATCGCCGATGATGAGGCGCTGGAACGGGAAGGGCTGGAGCTGATGATCCGGCATATTTTCCCGGATGAATTTGAATTTCTGCATGCCGAGAACGGGCGGAAAGCCATTCAGCTGGCGGAGGAGCACCGGCCTGATATTATATTCATGGACATTAAGATGCCGGGCATCCAGGGACTGGAGGCCGTGCGGCAGATTCTCTCCAAGCTTCCGTCCGCGCAGATTGTGATGATTACCGCTCATGATTACTTCTCCTACGCCAAGGAAGGGCTGCTGCTGGGGGTGCGTGATTATCTGCTAAAGCCGGCCAGGCGGGAGGAAGTGGCAGATGTACTGAAACAGGCGATTGCTGTGATTCAGGAGGAGAAGCGCCGCCGGAATGAGCAGCTGGAGCTGCAGGAGAAGCTGGCGCATCTGCTGCCGCTGGCCGAGAACGAGCTGACGTTGATGCTCATGCTGGAGCATGTGCAGGGTCTGGAGCTGGAACAGCTGGCCGGCCTGCTGGAGCTGCAGTGGAGCAAAGGCTACGCGATGGTGCTGTCGTTCCCCCGGCATTCGGGTGCAGCCTGGGAGGAATTCCAGCAGGCCAAGCGCGAAATTTATGAGACGGTCAAGCAGTTTGCCAAAGCGGGTCTCGGCTGTCTGGCAGGGCCGCTGATCGGCCATCAGCTGGCGCTGTTCATCCCCTTGCCGCCCGGGCGGACGGGTTACTCCCAGCGTGTCAGCTCCATGGATTGGGGGGAGCGGCTCCGTACACTGATGGAGCAGCGGTTCGGGCTGCCGGTCAGCATCGGCATCGGCTCGATCCGTGAGGGCTGGGACGGGCTCAGCCGTTCCTACCGGGAAGCGGTCCGGGTCTGTGCGGATCACCATGATTCCTTCAGCGTGCACCACTATGATGATATCATCCATAGCTCCGGGCAGACGGCCGTATCCCTGGATGAGGAGAAGCGGCTGCTGGATGCCCTGCTGCAGCGGAGCAAGCAGGAAGCGTTAGAGCGTTTCAGTATGTTGTATGCCTATTTCGAGCAAGACGGCGAGCGGCCGTTGCCCGTGGTACGGGGAGAGGTGACCGGGCTGCTGCTGTTCCTCGCCAGAGGGGTTCATTCTGCAGCAGGAGCGGAGATCCTCGCTTCCTTAAGTGCGGCGGAAGACCCGGCCTCCCTCAGGCTGAGCGCAGAATCCTGGCTGGAGCGGCTGCTCCACAGTCTGGAGCAAGAACAGGAGCATAACCGTTCCCATGTCCATCAGCGGGCGCTGCTCTACATCAGCCAGAAGTATAAAGAGGATATCTCCATGGAGCAGACGGCTGAGTATGTGAATTTAAGCCCGCATTATTTCAGCAAATTGTTCCGGCAGCATGCGGGCGAAACCTTCATTGATTACATCACACGGCTAAGAATTAACGAAGCGAAGCGCCTGATCGCCGGAGATCAGCTGAACCTTAAGGAGATTTGTTATGAGGTAGGCTACAAGGACCCGAATTACTTCAGCAGGGTCTTCAAAAAAGCAGCAGGCATGACGCCAAGCGAATTCCGGCAGCAGCATGAGAAGCAGGGTCCTTGCTGA
- the xylF gene encoding D-xylose ABC transporter substrate-binding protein: protein MAALVLAASMAGCGVVSNGDNQKQETSGAAKDGDKIVIGMSMDTLKEERWQKDRDIFTAKVEELGGEVKVLAANGDDATQLSQAEQLISQGVDVLVVIAHNAEATAPIVEKAHKEGIKVIAYDRLINNAEVDYYISFDNVRVGEFQAQAVIDKAPKGNIVYIGGADTDNNAHMFKEGAMNILKPLEEKGDIKIVYDQFSKDWKPEEALKNMENALTANNNDVQGVVAANDGTAGGSIQALTAQGMAGKIPVSGQDADLAAVQRIAEGTQLMTVYKPINAIATKAAEMAIAAAKGESISTEKSVNNGKIDVPSVLLDPLAVNKDNLDVLIKDGFHKLEDVYKNVPKDQWPKQ, encoded by the coding sequence ATGGCAGCATTAGTACTGGCAGCGTCAATGGCGGGCTGCGGAGTGGTCTCAAACGGTGACAATCAGAAGCAGGAGACATCCGGCGCTGCGAAGGACGGGGACAAAATTGTCATCGGCATGTCGATGGATACCTTGAAGGAAGAACGCTGGCAGAAGGACCGGGATATCTTCACGGCAAAAGTGGAGGAGCTTGGCGGTGAAGTGAAGGTGCTGGCTGCAAACGGCGATGACGCTACCCAGCTAAGCCAGGCGGAACAGCTGATCTCTCAAGGCGTGGATGTGCTTGTGGTTATTGCCCATAACGCGGAAGCAACGGCTCCGATCGTTGAGAAGGCTCACAAGGAAGGCATCAAGGTCATCGCCTATGACCGTCTGATCAATAATGCCGAGGTAGACTATTATATCTCGTTTGATAACGTGCGTGTCGGAGAATTCCAGGCTCAGGCGGTCATTGATAAGGCTCCTAAAGGCAATATCGTCTATATCGGCGGTGCAGATACGGATAACAATGCCCATATGTTCAAAGAAGGGGCCATGAATATCCTGAAGCCGCTTGAAGAGAAAGGCGACATCAAAATTGTCTACGACCAGTTCTCCAAGGACTGGAAGCCGGAAGAAGCGCTCAAGAATATGGAGAATGCGCTGACCGCGAACAATAATGATGTTCAAGGAGTGGTAGCTGCCAACGACGGGACTGCCGGCGGTTCTATCCAGGCACTCACAGCACAGGGCATGGCCGGCAAAATACCGGTATCCGGCCAGGATGCTGACCTTGCGGCTGTGCAGCGCATCGCCGAAGGCACGCAGCTGATGACGGTCTACAAGCCGATCAACGCGATTGCAACGAAAGCTGCGGAAATGGCAATAGCAGCGGCTAAAGGCGAAAGTATTTCGACTGAAAAGTCAGTTAACAACGGTAAAATTGATGTTCCTTCAGTGCTGCTCGATCCGCTGGCGGTCAATAAGGATAACCTGGATGTACTGATCAAGGACGGCTTCCACAAGCTTGAGGATGTCTACAAGAATGTTCCGAAGGACCAGTGGCCGAAACAATAA
- a CDS encoding xylose ABC transporter ATP-binding protein, translated as MNVLEMVEISKTFPGVKALDHVNFKVKQGEIHALCGENGAGKSTLMKVLSGLYPAGTYGGEILINGEKKSFHRITDAEQAGIAIIHQELALVKEMTVGENIFLGAEPVKRGAIQWNELYHQASLWLKKVGLNLPPDTKIGNLGIGQQQLVEIAKALSKHTKILILDEPTAALTESEVSILMGILNQLRREGVTCVYISHKMPEVFALADSITVLRDGRTVATLDRKETNDDQIVSLMVGRELTERYPRVEHSPGEKVLEVRDYNVWHPEKRQQKVLRDIDFTLREGEILGIAGLMGAGRTELVSSLFGAYGGRAEGTVLIEGQPIKIRSIADAIKAGIALVTEDRKRQGLVMGMDVKRNTTLATLGKVAKLGVINENEEIKWAERYVQDLKTKTASLETQVGTLSGGNQQKVVIGKWLMSGPKILIMDEPTRGIDVGAKYEIYNLMNQLVEQGVAIIMISSELPEVLGMSDRILVMCEGQFVREYDWREATQENIMLAATGGR; from the coding sequence ATGAATGTACTTGAAATGGTGGAGATCAGCAAGACCTTCCCCGGTGTTAAGGCGCTGGACCATGTGAACTTCAAGGTCAAGCAAGGGGAGATTCACGCATTATGCGGTGAGAACGGCGCCGGTAAATCCACACTGATGAAGGTGCTGAGCGGGCTGTACCCTGCGGGGACGTATGGCGGGGAAATACTGATCAATGGGGAGAAGAAGTCTTTTCATAGAATAACGGATGCGGAGCAGGCCGGCATTGCGATCATTCACCAGGAGCTGGCGCTCGTGAAGGAAATGACGGTCGGCGAGAACATCTTTCTGGGGGCAGAGCCGGTGAAGCGGGGGGCGATCCAGTGGAATGAGCTGTACCATCAGGCTTCACTGTGGCTCAAGAAGGTCGGGTTGAATCTGCCGCCGGACACGAAGATCGGCAATCTCGGGATCGGCCAGCAGCAGCTGGTGGAGATCGCCAAGGCACTCTCCAAGCATACCAAGATCCTTATTCTGGATGAACCGACGGCAGCCCTGACCGAGAGTGAGGTGTCCATCCTGATGGGCATTCTGAACCAGCTGCGGCGGGAGGGGGTTACCTGTGTCTATATCTCCCACAAAATGCCGGAAGTATTCGCGCTGGCTGACTCCATCACAGTGCTGCGCGACGGGCGGACGGTAGCTACACTTGACCGCAAGGAGACAAATGACGACCAGATTGTTTCCCTAATGGTTGGACGTGAGCTTACGGAGAGATATCCGCGGGTGGAGCATTCGCCCGGGGAGAAGGTGCTTGAGGTCAGGGATTATAATGTGTGGCACCCGGAGAAGCGCCAGCAGAAGGTGCTCCGTGATATTGACTTTACACTCCGTGAGGGTGAGATTCTGGGGATTGCCGGATTGATGGGGGCAGGACGCACGGAGCTTGTCAGCAGCCTGTTCGGTGCCTATGGAGGCCGGGCCGAAGGGACTGTACTGATCGAAGGGCAACCCATTAAGATCCGTTCCATAGCCGATGCGATCAAGGCGGGCATTGCCCTGGTGACGGAAGACCGTAAACGCCAGGGACTGGTCATGGGGATGGATGTCAAAAGAAACACCACGTTAGCCACACTGGGCAAAGTCGCAAAGCTGGGAGTCATCAATGAGAATGAGGAAATCAAGTGGGCAGAACGGTATGTGCAGGATCTGAAGACCAAAACAGCTTCGCTGGAGACGCAGGTAGGCACACTGTCCGGGGGGAACCAGCAGAAGGTGGTCATCGGCAAATGGCTGATGAGTGGCCCCAAAATTCTGATTATGGACGAACCCACCCGGGGAATCGATGTCGGGGCGAAGTACGAAATATATAATCTGATGAACCAACTGGTGGAGCAGGGAGTGGCCATTATTATGATCTCCTCGGAGCTTCCGGAGGTGCTCGGCATGAGCGACCGGATTCTGGTGATGTGTGAAGGGCAGTTTGTGCGGGAATATGATTGGCGGGAAGCAACGCAGGAGAATATTATGCTGGCCGCTACGGGAGGTAGATAG
- a CDS encoding sugar ABC transporter permease: MQLQKELKEPEAVPSAGGSRLSGLFGKMDMRAYTMIGALILIWVLFGVLSPTFLTSRNLSNLFTQMSVTSILAIGMVLVIVAGHIDLSVGSIVGLTGGMAAILSNWLELPAIVVILGTLAAGAVLGLIQGWLVAYKMIPAFIVTLGGMMVFRGVLMGVTESMTIPVSDPVLALLGNAYFAPGFGIILGVIAVALLLLSAFNKRRSRKKYGFAIAPLGLDIAKITGLALLVVVFVAVMNNYKGIPFPIIFVIVLAAIFYFLSTKTTFGRHIYAIGGNIEAARLSGINIKRKSMLIFVLSGLLGSIAAIVLTSRLASATITAGNMAEMDAIAACVIGGTSLMGGAGTVIGAIIGALVMTSLDNGMSLMGLESFWQYVVKGSILVIAVWLDISGRSKGVK, encoded by the coding sequence ATGCAGCTGCAAAAAGAGCTTAAGGAACCTGAAGCGGTTCCGTCTGCCGGAGGATCGCGCTTAAGCGGCTTGTTCGGCAAAATGGATATGCGTGCGTACACGATGATTGGCGCATTGATTCTGATCTGGGTCTTGTTCGGAGTGCTGAGTCCGACCTTCCTGACCTCACGGAATCTGTCTAATCTGTTCACACAGATGTCGGTGACCTCTATTCTGGCCATCGGCATGGTGCTGGTCATCGTGGCAGGGCATATCGATCTGTCGGTCGGCTCCATTGTCGGATTGACCGGCGGGATGGCGGCTATACTCAGCAATTGGCTGGAGCTGCCGGCTATCGTAGTCATTCTTGGCACACTGGCTGCTGGTGCGGTGCTGGGCCTGATTCAGGGCTGGCTGGTGGCATATAAAATGATTCCCGCCTTCATCGTCACCCTCGGGGGGATGATGGTGTTCCGTGGCGTGCTGATGGGCGTGACCGAGTCGATGACCATTCCGGTGTCCGATCCGGTGCTGGCCCTGCTCGGCAATGCTTATTTTGCCCCGGGCTTCGGAATCATTCTGGGTGTAATCGCGGTGGCTCTGCTGCTCTTGAGCGCATTCAATAAACGCCGCTCCCGCAAGAAATACGGCTTCGCCATCGCCCCGCTAGGCCTCGACATCGCCAAGATAACAGGACTCGCTCTGCTGGTAGTGGTTTTTGTAGCCGTAATGAACAACTATAAGGGCATTCCGTTCCCGATTATATTCGTAATTGTCCTGGCGGCCATCTTCTATTTCCTCTCGACCAAGACCACCTTCGGCCGTCATATCTATGCGATAGGCGGCAATATTGAGGCTGCGCGCCTCTCCGGCATTAACATCAAGCGCAAATCGATGCTGATCTTCGTGCTGAGCGGACTGCTCGGTTCGATCGCCGCCATCGTGCTGACTTCCCGCCTGGCTTCGGCTACCATCACTGCCGGTAATATGGCGGAGATGGACGCTATCGCCGCCTGTGTCATCGGGGGCACCTCACTGATGGGCGGAGCCGGCACAGTCATCGGCGCCATTATCGGGGCGCTGGTGATGACCTCGCTTGATAACGGGATGTCGCTGATGGGACTGGAATCCTTCTGGCAATATGTCGTCAAAGGCTCGATTCTGGTCATTGCCGTCTGGCTGGATATTTCCGGCCGCAGCAAGGGTGTGAAGTAG
- a CDS encoding cupredoxin domain-containing protein, with amino-acid sequence MIRKTAILCSIVFALILTACGSNSSSNSDSVDNAAAGTNLTAEEELVITATNYSFDQKEYHLKKGVPVKITFKNESGNHGILVPEMKLRLDAKDSSRVILPEEAGTFEVTCAIMCGSGHSEMSAKIIVE; translated from the coding sequence ATGATCAGGAAGACGGCTATTCTTTGTTCTATTGTGTTTGCACTTATACTTACGGCTTGCGGATCTAACAGCAGCAGCAATTCTGACAGCGTTGACAACGCAGCGGCCGGGACCAATCTTACGGCGGAAGAAGAACTCGTTATTACAGCAACTAACTACAGCTTTGACCAGAAAGAATACCACCTGAAGAAGGGCGTACCTGTCAAAATCACCTTCAAAAATGAGAGCGGCAACCACGGCATTCTTGTGCCTGAGATGAAGCTGCGGCTGGACGCCAAGGATTCCTCCCGGGTCATTCTCCCCGAGGAGGCCGGAACCTTCGAGGTGACCTGCGCGATCATGTGCGGCTCCGGCCACAGTGAGATGAGCGCCAAGATTATTGTCGAATAA